A region of the Silene latifolia isolate original U9 population chromosome 9, ASM4854445v1, whole genome shotgun sequence genome:
cccattggGCTTTAAGAGTGTttggttgtgcaccggctcccccatACCGTGTGCTGGTATTCCACTTCCAGAGTTTTTGAGGGGTTTTGAGGTTGTcaggattcgaacccgtgaccttcggtcacactggctctgataccatgatagatgaaccatctcaacaaAAACCTAGAAGATTTTTCTCTGTAAATCGTGAAATTGAATAATGCTAAAACTTGAATGCAGGTTTGGAACCGGCTGCCAACAATAATGCCGTAGGTGATGACATAGGGAACAACAGGAATCAGGGTGGTGCTCAAAATGTTGGTGAAATCAATATTGATGCCATTGAAAATGATGGGGTTCGAGCCGGACATAATTCAAATGAAGGTGGAAATCAGACGATTGGTTCTGTTAAAATCAACCGTCGAAGATCTCCATAGGAGAAACTGCCCAAGTTCAAAATTTGATCGTGTTTGTTTTATGATGTTTACGAGTTTGCCGTCGGTTTCAATTTCCGTGTTTGTTTGTGTTGTGTGAGATTTTAAACATCTATATGGTTTTAGCTATCTCATAAAATGTTTTTAAGAGTACCATTTCATTTAGCAAATGTTTTGAAATTTGAACAACAGAGGTCGAGTTCAGTAACGCAACTCGACCACAGTCGAACATAAAGTCTTACAATCGTCTGCAGCGTAATTAACAAAGAGAAGCTGCTTCCCGACCAATTCACAACATAACATATATATGAACCACTAAACTCATCCGTTCTAATTTGTTTACTAGCTTAATTATTTGCTGTCTTCTCAGTAACCACGGGCATTGCCAAACTCGATACTGCCAACTTCTTGCAAGTCACCCTCATTAGTATTACCTCCAGCATTGAAAATGAATCGGCCATTTTGAGGGAAAATAGTGGGCAAAGAAGCTCCATTACAAGTGTTCCCAACTATGATACTCCCGACTCTTTGTTTCCCTTTTATGTTTATGTTGTTTCCGATATTAAATACCCATGCTGCACCTCCTTCTGTCCTCCCTGCGTAAATCATTTTACGATTAAAGGTCACTTTATGAACTTGTTGGAAAAGTTATGGTCGATACTGGTACACTAGCAAATTGATAGTAAACTGGTAGATTAATTACCTTGTTGAGGACGATATGGGTAGGCGCGGCCACCATAGTAGCTTCCAATATCAGTTGGATGATTTGTCGTAACTAACGACTGTGAGGCCGGAGGTGGAACAGAAATGAGTGCATTAGTTTGTTGATTGTTAGACTCATCAGGAGTATTCATGCTTGCTCTAATTAGTttgttgatttttttactacGTAAGTCCCCTTTATTTTATGGGTGGCTATTAAATTTACGTTAAGATCCCGTTGATCGAATTTTCTGGCTACGCCACTGTCTCTTCATAAATTAACTATTATTCAGCTCCATTGAGTTCAATTCAGCTCCTTACAGACGAAAAACATAGAGTCTAACTCACAAATACGCGCATAACAAAATACTTATATAACAATAAACAAAAAGTATGATAATAAGTCTCCTTTGTGATCAGTGGCGAGTCCAGAATTTTAATTTCGGTGTAGCAAAATATATACTCAAGGTAAAGTGTATAGATAATTAGTGTGAAAGCGATAATTATTGGTGTAGCAAATCACGAAATTCTAACCGAAATTTTCGCTTTCGGTGTAGCGGCTGCTACACCACAACACATAGTGGCCTCGCCCCTGTTTGTGACGAGCCAAATATTACCCACATGGGTGGATAAGACAAAAATCAAAGTGCCGGAAGTCACAAATAATTTATCTTTATCTTCAAATGTGGGTTTTATTTGACCTGTCACAAACTTGTGATGGAATATATCCgtcataaatgagaatttgtgtatgaAAAGTTCCATGGAATATACCAAGTAGTTTCCTGCATATTGCGCTCTTGTTTCCACTGCTTTATAGAGATAACGGACCCAGTACACACGTTTTCTCACCTTCCGTTCCGACGCAACTTTTCTTAACAATGCCACTTTTATTATAGGTTAAGATAAAGGTTTGCTAAATACCGCCgcttgtatttttagtccaagtTATCCCGAGGAAGCGTCACAAGTCACAATGACCATAGTAAAGTAATTTTTTAGGGGAGACAGAAGTTAATATTCCATATTATTTTACAGATTAAGATTTAAAATTTAGATTGAATCAGAACGAGCAAATTAACCATCAGAGATTATCATCAAAAGCTACGTTAACTGTTTTATATTTAACTCGAAAAACATTTTGTGTACACACTACAATGACCGATTTGATATTAAAATTGTTTCGTGTGTCCTGTGGAATGTCCAAAATTATTATGCCAAAACTTGAACAATTTTGATTTTACACACCAAAAATGagcaaaaaacaaataaaataaaaaaacgcGTACTTAAACACGGATCCTCTGAACTTAAGATCTCAACATCGCTCAGTGACAACTGACAACGCAAGTAACCAACTAGTAAATAAAGCATCGACTTGGTATATAAGTAGAGGCACATTAACGGAAAATAAAGCATCGACTTGGTATATGCAAGAAAAAAgttcttttattttttctttgAACATTCTGAGACAAAAGTCAAGATGCCCTTGCTTTTACAAAGCCAAAAACCCATTTCATATCATTCCAACTACGAAAACTTCCATGATTTCGGCtaacaataaaaaaataatgtTAGAGATATGTGTCCATATATTAAGATATCTACTACATATCATAATTAGGGAATACGATATATTCAAATATATTGTAGAGAATAATGTTGTGATTTTCTAGCTTATAATATATTCGGTTACCGATATTACGAGATCTTCaataatactatatatatatatatacatcgtAATTGTAATAGTTAGAAACACGAAATACGACAATCGTTTTATGAATTCCTCCCTCTCAATTTCTAATAAATAACGTAAGGAGTAGTATCTAAATAGAATATGTGAGTAACGAATATAATACCCGGGTCATTTATCAAGCTGGCTCCGGAATCCAACAGGAACAACGCTTGCTGAATGATCATTTGTTCCAGTAGCAATATCCATTCCCTATGTGTGCACCAGAAAGTAATCAGGCTTATATTTCGATCAGTATACACAAAATCAACACACGATATAAACTAAAGTCCATGTAGGCTGTGTAAAAGATTGGATGTTAATGGAAATTGTATTGATAATCACAACTATTGTTGGAGTATGGTGTTGCTTCAAACTAAAATGTGTAATatactacaaaaagaattaaaacaggcgactgattttggcgactgaaatcattCGCCAAAatgaatttggcgactgaaatcagtcgccaaacgtcagtcgcggaccttagtcgcattttctagctttggcgaataaagtcggtcgccaaatttggcgattgaaaaatcagtcgccaaatgccaaaaatggcgactgattgggtagtcgccaaattggtcAATCGGGCGAATTGGATGACCTCTACGAGCTCTCCTAACCATGCAAACAGTCCTACACACTTAATATAGGGATTAGTAAcaaaagacttagtctaaacaagaacgaaaacaattaatatctagccgaactccccggcaacggcgccaaaaacttgatggtatcaagctatacctcgcaagtgcacgattttatcgttgtacactattaagggtcgatcccacaaggagttgaaaagactactaattgttctaatcctatagtttagctaagtcgacaataagGGAGAAGGTTATGCTAGAACTACCAACAACAAGGTAAAacaaactaaataagaaatagGAGAAAGAGCAAGATAGAATGAAAGGTCGTAAATCAAATAGATTAAaaacctaagactcggttcttcccaaacaattcgtaattccacacaatcaaatatctaggctaatcacaagggtagttaggtgaggaggtgacgactctaattcgcctaagacccccctctcgggttcgaaataggacactagtactacccaccaacccccctctcgggttcgaaggtcggaatccctaactcaatacccgactaccccaaaaacatgcattttcccaaggtagtccaatatttgctaaggtcattaagccccatcaattcccgggtcatcccactccctctatcgagggtcgatttcaaacgctagattagaggtgtcctaccccggttctccctttcggtctcaaccaaggttaacaatagggtcaaatctcgggtatccaaatcacaacctaaccaactcttgttggtggtcaagggtcgtaagtcaacactacccaaaagtcaacccataaaccaTGTCAATCccctaaactaccctcaccaatttccccaaataattagcctttatgaaattcaattagtgaaattactcatgttgggtcaaaccgagccctagtggaagactactcactaatcatggtcctaattgcaaaataaacaataaagatggaaactttggtcacaaacatggtgggaagatggattttactactaaacatgcaacaattcaacaatagttgtaaagaaagatgatttaatctaataacaaggttgattaactaaaagacacaatctttaaccaaatcaactcaaagattaagtctttgaggacaactatccaagtatgaacaaatgaaagagaatcaaagaaaagagaaacaatgaaaagatgaacaataatgaaaacaacaacaacaaacaaacaacaacaacaattttaacataaacaattaaacaaacatgaaagaagaacaaaatgtaaacaaatacaaatagggagagaattaataccaactcgaatgcaaaagaggaatttggatagaaataatagAGAAGgagaaccttcaatcttcttacaaacccaaattcaactACTAATTAATTTAAGAACTTccctaattaaggaaagattaacaaagttttAAACTTGTAAGGGGAAatattctggatctagggttgtgtgcaaAAGGGttttaagagggggtatttataggcttgtacaagattaggaagaaaagaggaagaaaagagagaaaagcccAAATCTCGCTGCTGCTGCGTTTTGCCGGTGCACCGGCTGCCGGTGCACCGGTTGCCGGtgcaccggctgccggtgctcctaccggcaAAACCGCGCAAGGAATTAAAATATCTGGCatttgtgttttgccggtgggccggctgccagcctgccggcaaaacaccttcttcaggacttcttcttcttctttggggTGCGTAATgtcggttgaccggctgccggtgctccCACCGGCAGCGAGGTCAAGCTTGTTTTTCCTCAAAATCTTCAATTAATTTTTCTTGCTGTGTtataccggtgggccggctgccggcctgccggcaaaacacagcACTCAGCTTTTCTTCAAAATCTTTGGCAATTCTTTGGGGTATGCTCTGCCGGTggccagaccggctgccggtctgccggcagaACATAATGTTCAgcatttcttcacctcttcttcatgtaaaggcaatggggtgcctttcttgccccaattcctctataCTTGGATCGTCTCCTACAAAAGGATACACAAAGTAACAAGTAcggggattgggcacaaaatgcaaggaaaaacacccgaaaccgactcgatacgagtcggtatgcataaaagaaagagggaaaataggagtaaattaatcgtatatcaaacctccccacacttaatccttactcgtccccgagtaagtcccaaAACCAATGtacaaagcattattatgatagatatggagagtggatgcacaatataagcatcactcaactaaactactacctaagccgatcgagtattagcgcactcaacgccccttcaactcgcaatttggcacccatgaggggagagtgccccattgcaaggcaagttgggtcttgctacaaaactttcgacacattcatcatgaaagcacgtaatcaacaagtagaatgcatctaacaaaatgatccactttcctcatctaagtggccgaatttTTCAAATAACTAAACACGGTCTTGGTCGGGAGCaccgtctcagaagtgccaattgaggtgccaaccccctaaatgtgacaaaagcaacccttgtgtgaccaatgctcaagaaacaaattcgagagcggggaaaggggagaaagggcaagtccgccgagaattacaaaaccgacacaagattcaaccgaaggacccatgactaaggggaccaaggcaacgacatcctcacggttttcactcgtcactcaatgaaagaacaaggtgatttttgtgacaaaaatgtaatcaaaatcactcaactaactcaacaagcgaaaacgtgcccgcaatctaatgtgtaaaaccgtcctatgtccaatgaaatgcaaacaatggtaaaatgcacaaaacatgaagcatgggttacaacggggctaaggagaaggtcgaaacgggattggtgcaagcaccgtttgggcATGTGGAGCTCAAATCAAGAATtatcgacacatcacatcccatttcttattgcaacacatgagacacgtctatgccctaacatagcaatgatgaccaaaactatgcaaaaattgcataaacccaactcaagtaggaaaaatttgataaaactccttttatttcaacaaatggtaacgtctacaccgtaacaacggCTCGATTTtccaagccatgcaaaaaatgtgtaaacccgactcatcattggaaaaacatcaatttgcccttttatttagcaacgactttttctaccccatttaatgatgaggaggggtgttgcttgcctttttcttttctttatgaCAAATATACACACCTTGACTTACTATTTTTGATTTTTCACGacattttcacttttctattttgctttttcattacaatttacaacctcttattttatatacaaaaccaattTCACATCGAAATTCGACCCAAGTGGACGTGCAAGCCATCGACCATcacgacccaaatcacctcctacaacacaactacaaaaaccgaccaattcttgattaaggaagggtggttatgggaatgtagctattttaagtgggtttgccaaatgaaaaggctaagctcaaaggggtgaatcaaaaagggaaacGATGTAGGGGAGAAAACATGGctatttggctattgtgaggttcataaaaactgatttttgcttcatattatgtgcacaaaaatgtaatgcaatttcatggtctaaggacgatgcgacacacttatgcgtagtgatgtgacacgcctcgcgagtaggcctactctcaaacctagatgagggcggggtatgaatgtacccaccttaggaggctctacccttacctttgagtggcTAAGTCGAGCCAAAtgtctagtctacggccctaggtctcacaagatcggtccaagctcattggtcaagccctcctccctcggctaactaagaggccacgggtgcgagtcacgaggaggggaaaggcacaattgggcacataagctcatcatgggggtacttggttcccttccctTGACCATGTTCATCCTTAAAAATTtatttacaaactcaatgcacaaagaaagaaatgcaacaaatatttacatgtgaacaaatgcatgcggaaatttaaacaaacatgaaatgaaacgtgCAAAAAGTTGGCTaatcctagcagcacatcaacaccaacaaatccaaacggtctcccaaggagacacccaaggcAACAAAAAATTCCCGTTCTCCTTCAAAATCTCCAAGATACCAAGAAGAAAGAAtagtaaaggagtaagagattagaacgagtttaccaagcgacttctagctcctttttgcctcaaatggtcgatgtccatgccaaaggttagccaaacatatatatacaatgcaatatttttgtatttttcagaaatttttcaatttttaggcattttcttgcttttttcttaaatttacaagtatataatgatatgaacaaatatagacaatattcacaaagtggatatttccctccccacacttgaaatttacattgtcctcaatggaacaaagtatagggagagaataggaaaaataaacaacatatttttggtggtttttgaatttttcgaaattaaagaacatgtttttggaatttttttaatatttgaaagtaaataacatgtttttgtatttttaaaatgatggaatttcctccccacacttatttatttacgtatttccaatggaaataaatgtgtggaggaaattcggaaatgaaatacatgtttttggtgatttttgatttttcaaatttttagtggttttcaaataagtatgcaatgcatgatctaacctatatgcaatattgaaatacgatgcaagctacactatatgaatgcaaagagagctaatttagattagcttCTTTTCTAATCATGTTACTAAATGCAAAATGCggtaaaaacttaattaaagagaaagagaatatgtacattgcggtggttcttaagtgactccaccaaacctcttcattcAAAGACTTCATTCAACCGGGATCAATATCCCGAGATCCCACCAACCTTCCAACTTCAACACAAGAATCAACATCACACGAACCCTTagtcttcatcatcaaattatGCAACTTACTCATGGCATCTTGAACTTCTTGCCATTTTCGGTTCATTTCTTCTTCAGGCTTTTCCTTAGTCTCTTTGTCAACATTAGGGCCAAGGAAAGCATGTTTAAGAGTAGAGGGAAGaggtttcaactccacttgaggaggcgtagatctctcctcctttttaccatctcctctcaagctttcaaattctttatccgggtcttcttcaattgttgcttccatagctaaagcatactcccggtgctccttgcaatattttaccttgccctcaaggaacccttgcaaacccttgtcttcatcaaatttcttcatatCAACCCATTCTTCTACCACATCAATCATATAACAAGACTTCTCTTCCGAAGGTTCTTTCATAGCCTTGTTCAAGGAGAATTCAACCTTATCTTCACCCACTTGTAGAGAAAGCtttccattcttcacatcaatcatggcaccccccgtagcaaggcaagggcgccccaatatgatgggaatatttGAGTCCTCGGGAATGTccattacatagaaatcacatgggAATGCAAGTTTCCCCACCTTGAGCGGGACATCCTCCACAAGACCAATTGGGTACCTTACCGACCTATCCGCAAGTTGGAGAGAAACCCTTGTTGGTGAAAGCTCATaacccttcaatttcttgaaaattttgagaggtataagactaatgcttgcccccaaatcacacaagGCTCTCTCAATATGCACGGTCTCAATCTTACAAGGTATGGAAAAACTCCccgggtcttcaagcttttgaggagcCTCATTCATAAGAATTGCACTACACTCCTTGGTTAAGTTCACCGTAGTTGTCGGGCTCAAGGAGTTTTTGTTTGAGATTAGCTCCTTCAAGAACTTTCCGTAGCTTGGAATCTCCTTTACGGCATCAATGAAAGGCATGGTAATGTTGATACCCTTTATCATGTCCATGAACTTTCcatacttttgttcaagtttggCTCTTGCCAACCTTTGTGGAAAAGGAATTGGTGGCACATAAGTTCTTACAACTTGTTGGGGAGGCTCTTCAACCACCCTTGTTGGTTCATCAATCACTCTTGGAGTTTCCACAACAACTTCCACAAGTTCATCTTCTCCCTCCTTTTCTACAATTACCTTAGGAGGTTCAACCACAATTTGAGGTTCAACGACATCACCCGGTCTACTACTCTTCGTCTTCTTGACAAATTCCCGGTCCTCCAAATCTcgaccactcctcaagtggatatcATTCATGGTTTTGGGATTTTCCTCGGTTTTTTACCCGGAATTTCCCTTAGGAGGCTTGTAGTTGGCTCATTTGGGTAgccaattgggagatttggttgtccGTCATCCGTTGAGAAGCTTGCATTTGGGTCCTAAGTTGGTTGATGGATGTGGTTGTCTCCTCTTGTTTTTGAGTGGTATGGTTGATGAATTGCGTTTGAGATGTCATCATTTGTTCCATCATGAGTTCCATGTTTGACTTTGGTTGGGTGGGTTGTTGGAATGGTTGGAAattttgttggaaaggttgggtgTTTGGTGGGTTAAGTGGTTGAAATTGTTGTCTTGGTTGGAAGGTTCTTCCTTGGAAACCCGGTGGACCTTGATTGAAGGTTGTGTTCTGTTTTTGAGCTTGAAAGTTTGGTTGTTGTGACTTTTGTAGGAatgttgggttttggacattttgagagCCATAGGAGAAGTTCGGGTGGGCTCTCATTCCGGGGTGATATTCGTTGTTGTTGAATGCTTGCTTGGCCGGACTAGACTTCCATATCCCgttcacttgctccatacaattgccatctccaaccaccaaaggacactcattgggtgggtgtccttggtctccacaaagctcacaactatagacttggttcctcatagaagaattgctagatgttttgcttgagctcatcaaggcaacttgttgtttaagctcttctatcatctctttcacttccacattgttggccgattcgacc
Encoded here:
- the LOC141602494 gene encoding uncharacterized protein LOC141602494, with product MNDPSDNKPGAGGRFQQFISFMPWALTGLRGLMRLYRTQGLEPAANNNAVGDDIGNNRNQGGAQNVGEINIDAIENDGVRAGHNSNEGGNQTIGSVKINRRRSP